The genome window AACACTCAGGCTCTAGAAGGACTGAATCAACTGGGAATCATTGTTTTTTTTTTTGATAGGGAAATGCAAAAAGATTTGTCATTCCAATACATTAGAACTTAGAAGGGTGAAAAGCTTTAAATCTAGTGCATTCATCTTGCATTCAACGGCACCAGCTAATTTTACGAAGAACCCCTCCCACCAGGGGAGGAAGGTGGAAAGGGTGCTTCACAAAATTGGTGCTGCTGTTAGATGCGAAATGGATGCACCAGATTTAAAATGTGCACATGAACACTGTACCCCTTTGAGCACCAGATACGTTCCAAAAAACAAAGCCCCACACAATGCAACTTAACAAGGCTGCATAAGAAGAAGACACTGTCGCTGAATAAAAAAAATGGAAGCTAATAAACAGACATCAGACTGTCAGGTGGTCTGCCAAACTAATACTACTGCTACTATCAGTGTAAGGTAACCTAATCCCAAACGCGTCCGTTTTCGGCTTTGGCTAAATCCTTTGCGTTGCGAGAAACAACCACGCAAGGCAGCTCTCGTGTTGGTGTGGAGCGCGGACAAATGGAAGCTTCTTTtgcgccaaaaaagaaaaagaaagaaagaaagaaaacaagACGAGATGATAATATCGGTTTGCCCAGTGGTATGTGATGTTAGGCAAATCAATCAACTGAACGAGTACGAGACGACAGAGATGCAGTTCATGGGAGAAGTGAAGAAGCTAGCTGTCAGGATGTGCTACAGTATTCCAGGTAGGACATCCTGTCCACGAGCTGCACATGATTGCGATTTGCCATTGACTCTTGCATTCCAGACAGAACAAATCAGCATTGTCGCTTGGCTTTAATCCGTACCAGATTCTACTATTTATACAATGTTTTTGTCTCTATACATCACACTCATATGCATTTGTAAAAGACTGTCTGGCTGGCTGCAGGGATTCTTGTTCATTTGTACTGGCATCCTGTACTCATGTGGCAAGAGTTGGGTGAGAGAATAGTTGGGTCCAGATCCAGGAGCTCGATCATCGCCGTTGAGCGTCAGCGTCGGTGTGGGGAGTTTTTGGAAGCGCACTTGTCGAAGTGGGTTCAGACCTaacccaacccaacccaacccgGCCCATCTGATTCTTTGTGAACTGGACGGACCTGTTTGGCATGCAGTTGCTCGAGTGGCAGCGAGACCGTGTGTCTCACGATGCAAATGCATTCTATTTTAGTCGTTGGTTTGGTGGTGGCGCTCATCAAGTCCGGTTGGTTGGGTGGCTTTCGCTGTCGATGGTTTTGCGATCGCCGCCCACCACTCGCCGCCCACCACTCGCTTCGTTCCATCCATCTCTGACGAACACCCAGGCCACGTCGTCGCCTCGCCCACCTTCTCCGGCGCCCGCCCATCTCTGGTCGAGAAGCGTTCCGGTAGTGCAAGTGCCGGTTGTGCGCCGGCGCCGTCCAGAATGTTCCATGCATGTCCCGATAGCCAAAAAGAAGGGCCTGACCTTCCGCCGGCGTTGCCGTCTTCCAGAACTCCGCTGTCGCACATCCCGGTTGCTAGATATAGAACTGTTGAACACCTAACGGCATTTTAGCACTCTAGATTATAGATTTAAGAAATTGCTAAAACAATTTAAGGAGTAGAAAAAATATATGTGCTCTAACATGTCTCTATTTATTGGTGGCTAATTTTTAAAGTTGTCTACGTCAATCAGAATAAGCGAGCATGTTTTCTATTTTTAATTGAGCTGGCATATCAACAACCTTTCCTTATGTTTTGAGAGGTCAAAGTTATCGATTAAAGATCAGACGATGTGCTCCCTGACGACATCTCGATATAAGAGGTTGTCTAGCAGTGGCAGCATCAAGACATCTAGGCGCTGGAGATGGATTTGTGGTCAACACGGCAGTAGGACAGCACCAAACAGTGACAAAAGTATGATTTTCACGATGGATTTAGTACCAATGTTGATTTAGAGAGTCCCAACAAGGTTGGTAAATGTAGGGATGAAATTGGATTTTGTAGGGAGTTTGTAAATTTAGGGAACTGATTTACATAATTGTTGAAGAAGAGTTTTTCTCGAAAACTTGTTAAATTCATATTTAGGGACTTGTTTATATAACTATTGGAGATGTTCTAATGTGGCCGATGGTCCTCGCCCCTGTGATCAGATTGACTCGGACAATTATTTGTTCTGTTTAGCCCCCAATAGGTGATGACCATCATAGAGGTGTCTTAATGCTCTAAATATCTTCAAATTTATTTGATCCTACATCATCTAAAAGGTGTCAATACCACAGGGTGGCACACCCCTATTGTTTGGTGACCAGATTGACGACAACACATTTTTTGGTGACTCCGTTGGAGACAAAGTTTGTATATCTACAAAAATTGACTTCTATGATCGATTATAAATATCTCAATGGTGTTTCTTCAGATAGCGACACAAGACTGATGAAGATAGAGACACAAGACTGACTACTTTATCGGCCGTTGAGCATAAGAAATTAGAAGATAACATGAACGAGCTGGACGAGGAGATTGAGCGATAACAAGCTCAGGTGCTCAAGGTGGCGCATAAGTGGTACCTCTCCCACTTTAGGATAGATCGCCACTAGAACGTTGTCCGGGAGTGGGAAATAAACTTCGATTCCATGGTAGCCGTGATGCAGCAGCTCTCCAGTGTAAGTGACGCCGCATCATTCAATGATATTCAATATATTAATTTTTCTTTTGATGATCGGGTTAAAAGTATCACAGAGGATATAGAGAAGAAGACACATGCATTAGATCAAACTCACGCCTGATTTTTTATCATATGAATTGGGCACCGAAATAACTGCGCCAAATATGTCGGCAACAGATGGATTTTCTCAATCCAAGCCTTATTCTGGTATGCCAATGGACTCATATCTAGGAAGACCGTTGTTGCCATCCTCTTTGTACGGTAGATCGACTCTGAGCACGGTCGAACAGTCCACGCCCGACCTCAGACCGTTCAACCCTCCATTGGACCATCCAGCACCCCCACACCAACCGGACAGTCCGGAAATAGTACTGGACCGTTTGGTCCCTTCACAGACTGTTTGACTACACAGGTCGTATGTCCAGAGTACCAGAAGTCACCTTTGATAGTTCTAGTGCAGAAGGCTGGCATAAAGCTTGCTAGCCACCTGAGCCCTAGGATAAATATCACGACAATAGTAGCTCAGAGGATGAGTCAAAAGCGTCACGTGTCGCTGCGTTTGTTTGGCCTGCTCACTCTCACCTGCACTCGACACAAAAGAGAAAAGTTAAGTTCATATTTAATGttgctaagtgtgataaaatatttgatgagttacttaaaaatggtaacattaaattGTCGCATACAATTCCCTCGATAGTAGAATTGAAAAGACGTACATATTGTAAATGGTACGACTTCTTTcttcataacaccaatgattgcAATGTCTTCCATCGGCAAATACAGTCAACTATAAATAAAGGACAATTTAGATTTGAAGAAATAAAGACTTACAAACCACCTGTCTTTGTTAGCACATTAGAGTCGTCAAGCAAAAAAGACTTGGTTCGGCCATGTGTGGTCGATAAAGGCAAAGGAAAAACATTACCATTGGTGACTCTCGCACGCCAAATATATCATGCAAAGTGGTTACTTGAAAGGATCTGGACCAAAGAAAGGACCGAAGGTGCCGAGAGGCAAGCACGATCGGACATCCGATCACAGTCACCTATCATGCGTATATCGGACAGTCTGGGCACTAAGGCCGGATAGTCCGGGATAAGCGAGGACAATCCGGCTACGAAGGTTGGACAGTCCGCAAATGACCAGAGGCAGCAACGACCTCAGACTGTCATACCACAACGTCCTAAAATAGGTACTAGAAGCAAAACACTTTTCGATACATCTGGCTGGCTCATCAGAGTcgatcctacttttgatcagttgcttgcTACATATATGAAAAAGATAGCAGTTCCACGGGACCAGCCAATAaaacaaacaaagtcaaaaagcGATATGTGCAAAAGCAAAGGCCGACTAAACCGACCCAAAAAGTGGTGCAACCAAGATCATCTGGTCATCCTCCTCCAGGGATGTCATGGTGTTTTCCAGTCTATTCATCGATGATGTGTTGTCATACTCAAGTGTGAGGTGGTACGACAATGAATCCATATTATTGGCCTAATCCGTTTACTTATTCGGATTGGGGGCACCATAAGTTTTTGCCTATCGACATGATGATCAGGTAGACATGACCGAAGAGGATGCAATCGAAACAGCATCAGTGTATCAAAGTTCTATCAAAGATTTATATTGTCTAATTACAAAAGtcgatgacttgcatcgagctaAGTCCTTCGGAAACAAAATAATCATAAGGTCTATTATTTCCAAAGTGCGCTGGTGCTTTTGATTcaccaagctccaccaaaaggcaggggcatgtgttgaacaccaaaagtgGCGGACAGTCTGACCCTAAGGTCCGGACGGTCTGTGCCCCCGCGATCAGATTGCCTCGAGCGATTATCCTTATGTTGTGTGTGGTTATCCATCTAGTCACATGGGATCTGTTGGTTATCGCCTAGGAATGGGTCCAGACCCCTATATATATGAGGGGTACgcccgattgagaacccccgaacataTTCCAAGCGAACcaatctattactttatttatcgATCCTTTACcattcctgccctaggagtagatgtagcatagtctTAGTTGTAACTTTTTACATATCCACCTTCATCCctactcgactctacgtcgtttagatccgtcttgggtggcttACCGACTCCAAGACGGTCCTAGGATCTTACCCCTCTCAGGGCTTTTTCGgttatggattggaggggattgatacggattaggagagattttgacttactagagattgaaaccccctcaatccatcatatggattggggtagaaccgaacaagccctcagaGGGCAAGATCCACTTCACTCAAGATCTTACCCCCTCCCGAGGGCGAGATCTAGGTTCTAGCGAAGATGAAGATGACACCCTGTGCCTTCGCGGATCGTACGACCTAGAGCGTGGACCGTCCAGAGCGACGCTAAGAAGTAGCCGCTCCttccgccaggtcgcggaccgtctagTCCATGTCGTGGACCGTCTGTACCGCCGCAAGGAGCACCGCCATGCGGTCTAGTGACCCATCGCGGACCGCCGCCACCACCCACCTCGCAGAACCGAATCTAAGGTATTGCTCATCACGAGAATGCCCTAGGTTTCGTTGTTGTTTGACCCCCAAAATAGGTGGTGATCATTATAGAGAAGACTCAGAGCTCTAAAGATCTTCAACTTTATTTGACCCCTATATAATTGTCAGACATTacacttaggccttgttcgtttgtgccggattggtgggtcggaacgattcctaactggattgcttctctaatttatataaactttgattagctggaacgattccgagTACAATCCGACACAAACAAAGAAGATCTTATATTGTTTGGTGACCATATGGGCGCTAATTAACAAGAACCACTCGAGAAAAGCTCGGATGGATGAGTGGAAGACACGCTGAGTAGACACCGTTTGGTGACCACTCCCGCACGAAACGTGTATGACACGTGACGTATCGGTGTGTACATGGTTCATGCATCATGCATGTTGGGCGGGACAGCGAGATCGATCGGCTTGTTTTGCAGCTAGTACGTATTAGCATTACCGCCTCGATCCGGCAGCAGGAAGAACAATCAATCATTGCTTTGCAGCTGGTTATTACTGATGGAATTCTCCAAGATCCTGATCGAGTCTCCATCGATAAACGTCACTGTCGTCGACGCTAACACCAGGCTAACACAAAGCAAGCGAGGGGTGCCGCTGCTGTGCTTTGTGATGCAGCGTCACGCACTAGGAGAAGACGGGGTAGTTGTGGTTGTAGCCTTGTAGGTGTAGCGTAGGCCATGGCGCCAGCATCCCGCCCTTCACGCCAAGCCAAGCCAAGCCaagccgaccgaccgaatcggaaTACGGAGCCCCCGGTTTCTTCGCCACCTACTCCTGACTTTTGGAACCAAGGGGACTGACagcaagattgcaagaagcaaggAACAAGTATAGTGGATCATCTGGTGTGGAAGCAAGGACTCGCGTGCACAGCACACTCCCCGTGCTCTGCTCTCTGCTCCGCTCTTGCATTGCAAGCCACTACAAAAACTTGGCGTCTACTACCTGTGTTCTGCTCTCTCCCTCAACGCTTGAGATCGATCGAGACACAAGCACaacaacctctctctctctctctctctctctctctctctctctctctctctatctctccgtGACTGCCATGGAGTTGCCGGTGAGCTTTCTGCGCGACCAaggcggaggaggaggagcagagGAGCAGAGCGGCACCCAGCTGGAGCACGAGGAGGATGTCCCCTGCGTGCTGGACATCTTCGTGCACGAGGCGCGGGGCACCCACAAGACCATCCGCGTCTACGGGGACCACCAGGACGTGTACGCGAGGCTGGCGCTGACGTCGGCGCCCGAGGCCGGCGCCAGCGCGCGTCTCGGCGAGCGCCTCCCGCCGCTGCGCGTCGCCCGCGGGAGGCTGGCCGTGGACGTGCTCAAGTGCGAGCTCTGGATGCGCAGCGGGGGCGTCCCGGACGACCAGCTCCTCGGCTTCGCGCTCGTGCCGCTCGCCGCCGTCGCCGCGGCCGACGGCGCCAGGGTCATCGCGGCCGACTTCGAGCTCTCGTCCACCGACCTCCTCCACTCGCCCGCGGGCGCCGTGCGCCTCTCGCTCGCCCTCCGTCCGGGGCACGCCGACGCGTGCGAGCCGTCGGAGGCGGCCgtcctcggcctcggccccgcgcCCATGGCCGTTGACCTTGACCACTCGAGGATCGAGTTCACGGACCTTAGAGTTAGAGTGGAGCAGGAGAAGTCGGCGTCCtctgacggtgacggcagcaccAGCCGGAACGCTGCCGCCTCGACGGCCAGCACGGTGAGCGAGGAGGACAGGGCGTTCTCTTCTTCCGCCGAGGCGGCACAGCAGCCGCCCGACGTCGAGGAGGCCACCACGGCGTCGGCGCCCGTGTCCCGGCGCTCGCCGGACACGCCGACTTCGCGCGGCGGGAAGGCCAAGGCCAAGGCCGACGTCGACGTGCTCCCGTCCCCGGCCGGGGACATCGTCGACGTGGAGGCGGAGCAGAGCGCGATGCAGCGGCAGATCATGGAGATGTACGTGAAGAGCATGCAGCAGTTCAGCGAGTCGCTGGCCAAGATGCAGCTGCCGGTtgcgctcggcggcggcggcggcgtagtAGAGAAGGAAGAGACGCCCGATGACAAGAAGGTGATCGAGCGGCAGCAGGGGAAGAAGGACGGGGCAAGGGTGTTCTACGGGAGCAGAGCTTTCTTCTGAACTGGTAAAAAAAAGATACCAGGGAAAAATGACATAATCTCTTGCAAACTTGTTCGAGTTCGGCATAGCATTCATCCCATCCCATGGTTTGTTCATCATTAGTTTCCGCTTGCCCATTCGTATTCGTAACTTAATTCATTCGATTAAGTAGAACAAGATCACATAATTTAGGAGAGAGTAACATGTACTTACGTGAGTTTTTACGGACTCGCTTCGGAGACAAGCGACGGGGAAAAGCGAGATTTTACCCGTGTCACTGAGAATCTGATTATCAGTACAAATGCGGCTAACATACTTGAAGCTGCGTTTGGGAGAATCCAATGAAGCAAAATTCGTTTGGCAGGGTTATTCCCGATTCTCGCTTTTCTTCGTCCAGAAGCTGATTATAATCGTATCCAAACATGCCCAGAATTTGACGGTCTGTTGCCAAAGATGTTTAGATGTGTACAAATGAAAGGGCTATTAGGATATCTGCAAGTCGTGATTAGGGATGACAACAGATAATTCACCGTCAGGTTTTACCTCCTCCAATCTCCGTTCTCGTGACGAGAAATATTCCTCGTATCCCCACGAATGGTTGTGGGAGACATTTCTTTCGCATTCCCATTCCTCACGAGAATAAATCCCCATCGGAGATCTCGTTCACGCTTAAATTATAAACATAACATACTTTCTTTGTTATTAATTAAAAATACTGTTACACATTGTCATATGTAAGAAATTATTATGTGTACATCAAAATGAACATATTTGTATAACGAATGCTCTTTTGACAAAGTAATTATTTAATTTTGTTACCAGTAACTCTTATACAAAAACACTACCACGCGGAAGTTTAATGGGTCCCCTCGGGGAACGGGCCCTATCCGCGTCCCCGTTTATCCGTTGGGTGATAACTTTTCCTTGTTTACATGGTGGAAAAAAACTTCCCCATTCCCATTCCTAATGGAAGAGTTCTCAATGGAAAGTAGAAAATCGGAGCCCCATTGTCATCTTTAGTTGTGATCACAACGACAACAAGCACTAGCTAGTACACCTTTTTCGAAACAAACCAAAAAGTGATGTTGCATGAGATGAGAGCCTCCATTCTATACTGTTACTACCGGCCGAAAGGCCTGCACCAAATGGACATAGCCCCATGCATGGTTTTGATTCAGAAGCAAGCAACTTGTTGATGAGCGCATCGTGTTAACGTCAATGGTCTGTTTCGTGTATAATTTAAATCTGCACTATATAAATTATTTTGCCCGTTTATACACCAAACTCTTGTGATATCAGCCTCATCACAAAGCAACAAGTACTTGACACTTGCGAAGGAAATGCTCTTCTTTCCCCCTCCAACACAAACACAAGAAACCAAAAAAAGAAAAACCCGAGAAAAAAATCCCCAGAAAGAAAGTGAGTCACAGAGTGCTAAAGTGCAAGGCCCACAACGCATTGTCAGATGGAGAGGGTAGGCCCAGTTTGGACCTAGCATATGAAGGCCCAAGTTCTTGCCGAACCCCCTGAATCCGTCGATTGGATTGTTCCACTTCCTGGCCTGGCCTTAATTCTGGAGTAACTTGGGCCATGCTGCTTGGGCCTGTGCAGCAAGCTGTCCGGACTCGTACAGTACATGACAGCCTTGCCTTGTCAAAGAGAATGAGGACGCGGCACGGCAGGCTGTTCCGTTTCGGCACTGTACTTCACTGGGAGCTCGTTGTACATGTGTACTACTACTACTGCCGCTGAGTTCAGTTCAGGTCTTGCCAACGGTACTGCACTGCCAAGAGCGAGTAGGTCGGTCGTACGTCCAACCCGAGCGATCGAGCGCAGTTGTACCCATGCTCGGCCCCACACGACCCTCTCATTTAAAAAAAATAGAACCATCATCGTATATTaaatttagagagagagagaaagagtatCTCTCGTAGTGGAGACTGGAGAGTGAGAATGGTAGTTTCGGCGAGTGAAAAAGAACTGTTATATCCCATCCTCTATTTTAAGTTTTACTAGTTAAACAATATCATTTACAGTATAAATTTTCTATTTTACATGATACAGCGTTAAAAATAAAGTCTATTAGATGCTGTTTTTTACATAaagttttttataaaaaaaaatcCATGAAGGGATCTTCTTGGGACCTCTTACTGCCTGTTCCTATGCTATGCCATCTAATATTACCTAAAAACTAATACTAAATTATTTTTCCTAACACATTACGTTAATTAACTATAAACACTAAATTTCAAAAGGGGGACAttcattaataactacaccagatTTCAATATGGAAAATACTTGTCCAAACACATTACACCAAATATGTGACGCCatgtctctttctctctctctcttctgtgCCACTA of Zea mays cultivar B73 chromosome 8, Zm-B73-REFERENCE-NAM-5.0, whole genome shotgun sequence contains these proteins:
- the LOC107196794 gene encoding uncharacterized protein LOC107196794, with product MELPVSFLRDQGGGGGAEEQSGTQLEHEEDVPCVLDIFVHEARGTHKTIRVYGDHQDVYARLALTSAPEAGASARLGERLPPLRVARGRLAVDVLKCELWMRSGGVPDDQLLGFALVPLAAVAAADGARVIAADFELSSTDLLHSPAGAVRLSLALRPGHADACEPSEAAVLGLGPAPMAVDLDHSRIEFTDLRVRVEQEKSASSDGDGSTSRNAAASTASTVSEEDRAFSSSAEAAQQPPDVEEATTASAPVSRRSPDTPTSRGGKAKAKADVDVLPSPAGDIVDVEAEQSAMQRQIMEMYVKSMQQFSESLAKMQLPVALGGGGGVVEKEETPDDKKVIERQQGKKDGARVFYGSRAFF